The window TTATGATACTGAATGGGTACTTCCTACAGAAGGTGTGATAACCGATGTTTTTGGGACAAGAGGTGGTTCCCATAAGGGGATTGACATAGCAGGTGAATTGGGAGTGCCGGTAAGGGCTGTAAAAGATGGTATCGTTACAAAATCGTATCTCTCTGCTTCCTATGGAAATGTGATTTTAATAAAGCATAAGGATGGTTTCGAGTCTGTATATGCCCATTTGGAGAAGCGAATGGCGAAAGAGGGCGAACACGTTAAAAAAGCGGAGAAAATTGGGACAATGGGAAACACGGGATATTCGACTGGTGTTCATTTGCATTTTGAACTTCACGAAAAAGAATGGACATTCCAGAAAGAAAACGCTGTAAATCCCGAGTCGCTGCTGGGGAAAATTGAAGTTGGCCAAAACATGGCAGCAATTCCGGTTACCAAGCCTAAAAGTATTATTGAGGCTGGTGGGAAGCCGCATAATGCAGGGAACGGTATCCATATAGTCTCCTCTGGTGAAACGCTTTGGGGAATAGCACAAAAGAACGGACTGTCTGTTAAACAGCTTATTGATTTAAATGAGCTGGAGGATACGATTATCCGACCTGGCCAGAAACTGGAGATTTCTTGGGGTGCAGAAACAGCTACTAATGTTATGAGGATTTCGTCAACCAATGAGTAATTCGGTTGGCATTTTCCTTGTTCATTAAAAGTACAAAATTGTTCAAGCTCTTTCTCTTTCCATAGTACTGCTTTTTCAGTATAATAAAGTGGTAATTAAATATTGTCTATCTTCGGGGCTGGGTGTAATTCCCGACCGGCGGTGATGAGTTAATGTTAACTTTAAGTCCGCGAGCCGCAAGGCAGGATTTGGTGCGATTCCAAAACCGACAGTAAAGTCTGGATGGGAGAAGATGGAGGTTCAGCGGACGTTTCAAATTTTGATATTTTGAACGTTTATTAAGCTTGCCTTTGTGAAATTCTCCCTCAAGCAATCCTGCTTGGGGGTTTTTATTTGCATGGCCAGCTTTGCGGAATCTTTCTTCTTTAGTGATGGACACAAAGGAGAGAGGAAGAAATGAAGAAACTTAA is drawn from Bacillus sp. FJAT-18017 and contains these coding sequences:
- a CDS encoding peptidoglycan DD-metalloendopeptidase family protein — protein: MKDYIVRFLIAGILGVCVSLLIIGGSQAKASEIYYDTEWVLPTEGVITDVFGTRGGSHKGIDIAGELGVPVRAVKDGIVTKSYLSASYGNVILIKHKDGFESVYAHLEKRMAKEGEHVKKAEKIGTMGNTGYSTGVHLHFELHEKEWTFQKENAVNPESLLGKIEVGQNMAAIPVTKPKSIIEAGGKPHNAGNGIHIVSSGETLWGIAQKNGLSVKQLIDLNELEDTIIRPGQKLEISWGAETATNVMRISSTNE